In a single window of the Agromyces sp. H17E-10 genome:
- a CDS encoding MBL fold metallo-hydrolase translates to MEEPTAPTHVDPSGPTRFARAVLAPNPGPMTLDGTNSYLLQAPGTRSTIVVDPGPADAGHLELLAALPVELVLITHHHADHTEAIDAFARMTGAPVRAIDPAFCRDADPLIDGERITAAGIELEVVATPGHTADSACFALVGEAPAAPGTGVVPAAPPSPLAVLTGDTVLGRGTTIIADPDGALGAYLDSLERLRSLGTPGPVAVLPGHGPALPDLAAICGAYLAHRAERLDQVRAALARLGVDAAAASVGAVTDVVYADTDAAVRGAAEASMRAQLKYLRDRR, encoded by the coding sequence ATGGAGGAGCCCACCGCACCGACGCACGTCGACCCGTCGGGGCCGACGCGGTTCGCCCGCGCCGTACTCGCACCGAACCCCGGCCCGATGACCCTCGACGGCACGAACAGCTACCTGTTGCAGGCGCCGGGCACGCGGTCGACGATCGTCGTCGATCCAGGCCCGGCGGACGCCGGCCACCTCGAGCTGCTCGCGGCGCTGCCCGTCGAGCTCGTGCTCATCACGCACCATCACGCCGACCACACCGAGGCGATCGACGCGTTCGCCCGCATGACCGGCGCACCGGTGCGAGCGATCGACCCGGCCTTCTGCCGCGACGCCGACCCGCTCATCGACGGCGAACGCATCACGGCGGCCGGGATCGAGCTCGAGGTCGTGGCGACGCCCGGGCACACGGCCGACTCGGCGTGCTTCGCGCTCGTCGGCGAGGCGCCCGCGGCCCCCGGCACAGGCGTCGTGCCCGCTGCACCGCCATCACCGCTCGCCGTGCTCACGGGCGACACCGTGCTCGGCCGCGGCACGACGATCATCGCCGACCCCGACGGCGCGCTCGGCGCCTACCTCGACTCGCTCGAGCGGCTGCGTTCGCTCGGCACGCCCGGCCCCGTCGCGGTGCTGCCGGGGCACGGGCCTGCGCTGCCCGATCTCGCGGCGATCTGCGGCGCCTACCTCGCGCACCGGGCCGAGCGGCTCGACCAGGTGCGTGCCGCGCTCGCCCGGCTCGGCGTCGATGCCGCGGCGGCCTCGGTCGGCGCCGTCACCGACGTCGTCTACGCCGACACGGATGCTGCGGTGCGAGGTGCCGCCGAGGCATCCATGCGGGCGCAGCTGAAGTACCTGCGCGACCGCCGCTGA
- a CDS encoding NADPH-dependent F420 reductase has translation MTTVSIIGNGNMGQAIGGIVAAGGNSVEVLGRDLAKPVTGDIVVLAVPHFAIAEIAEARRAELAGKIVVDITNPLNFETFDSLVPASDSSKAAELAELLPESRVLKAFNTNFAATLASKSVGEEETTVLVAGDDAVAKQALIDVVRAGGVKAIDAGALKRARELESIGFLQLTLAVQEKIGWTGGFAVAA, from the coding sequence ATGACCACGGTCAGCATCATCGGCAACGGCAACATGGGTCAGGCGATCGGCGGCATCGTCGCCGCGGGCGGCAACAGCGTCGAGGTGCTCGGCCGCGATCTCGCGAAGCCCGTCACGGGCGACATCGTCGTGCTCGCCGTGCCCCACTTCGCGATCGCCGAGATCGCCGAGGCCCGCCGCGCCGAGCTCGCCGGCAAGATCGTCGTCGACATCACCAACCCGCTGAACTTCGAGACCTTCGACTCGCTCGTTCCCGCATCCGACAGCTCGAAGGCCGCCGAGCTCGCCGAGCTCCTGCCCGAGTCGCGCGTGCTCAAGGCCTTCAACACCAACTTCGCCGCGACCCTGGCCTCGAAGTCGGTCGGCGAGGAGGAGACCACGGTGCTCGTGGCCGGCGACGACGCCGTGGCCAAGCAGGCGCTCATCGACGTGGTGCGCGCCGGTGGCGTCAAGGCGATCGACGCTGGTGCCCTCAAGCGCGCCCGCGAGCTCGAGTCGATCGGCTTCCTCCAGCTCACCCTCGCGGTGCAGGAGAAGATCGGCTGGACCGGCGGCTTCGCCGTCGCGGCCTGA
- a CDS encoding MarR family winged helix-turn-helix transcriptional regulator: protein MTDDTKWLSTEESAAWVRLIAVAELLPGALDTQLLRDAGITHFEYVALMALADEPGRTLRMTELASRTNATLPRLSHVARRLEERGLIRRFPCPEDRRATNATITEAGLDLMAAAAPGHVGTVRANVLDALTPEQLEQLYVIAGAVLSKLDPDERLSATSCQYSEGPVARELAG from the coding sequence ATGACCGACGACACGAAGTGGCTGAGCACGGAGGAATCGGCGGCGTGGGTTCGCCTCATCGCCGTCGCCGAACTGCTGCCGGGCGCGCTCGACACGCAGCTGCTGCGCGACGCCGGAATCACCCACTTCGAGTACGTCGCGCTCATGGCGCTGGCCGACGAACCCGGCCGCACACTGCGCATGACCGAGCTCGCCTCGCGCACCAATGCGACGCTCCCCCGGCTCTCGCACGTCGCCCGCCGGCTCGAGGAGCGCGGGCTCATCCGGCGGTTCCCGTGCCCCGAAGACCGCCGCGCCACGAACGCGACGATCACCGAAGCGGGCCTCGACCTCATGGCCGCGGCGGCACCCGGCCACGTCGGCACCGTACGCGCCAACGTGCTCGACGCGCTCACGCCCGAGCAGCTCGAGCAGCTCTACGTGATCGCGGGCGCCGTGCTGTCGAAGCTCGACCCCGACGAGCGCCTGAGCGCGACCTCGTGCCAGTACAGCGAGGGGCCGGTCGCGCGGGAGCTCGCGGGCTAG
- a CDS encoding ClpP family protease, whose product MSEQTPAIQPIDAELTARLFHERIIVLGDELDQQGGNRLCAQLVTLAGDDPRRDIRFWINSPGGSVSAMLAIADLMRSIPNDVATIAYGIAASAGQFLLSAGTPGKRFALPHARILMHQGSAGIGGTAVDVELQADDLRYTRDTVLGITAENTGQPLAKIAEDSLRDRWYTAAESVDYGFIDRVVDGFDEMFPRAERPQTGLRASA is encoded by the coding sequence ATGAGCGAACAGACCCCGGCGATCCAGCCGATCGACGCCGAGCTCACCGCCCGGCTCTTCCACGAACGCATCATCGTGCTCGGCGACGAGCTCGACCAGCAGGGCGGCAACCGGCTCTGCGCGCAGCTCGTCACCCTCGCCGGTGACGACCCCCGTCGCGACATCCGATTCTGGATCAACTCGCCGGGCGGCTCGGTCTCGGCCATGCTCGCGATCGCCGACCTGATGCGGTCCATCCCGAACGACGTCGCGACGATCGCGTACGGCATCGCGGCGAGCGCAGGGCAGTTCCTGCTGAGCGCCGGCACGCCGGGCAAGCGGTTCGCGCTGCCGCACGCGCGCATCCTCATGCACCAGGGTTCGGCGGGCATCGGCGGCACCGCGGTCGACGTCGAGCTGCAGGCCGACGACCTTCGGTACACCCGCGACACGGTGCTCGGCATCACGGCCGAGAACACCGGGCAACCGCTCGCGAAGATCGCCGAGGACTCGTTGCGCGACCGCTGGTACACGGCGGCGGAGTCGGTCGACTACGGCTTCATCGACCGCGTCGTCGACGGCTTCGACGAGATGTTCCCGAGGGCCGAGCGCCCCCAGACCGGATTGCGAGCGAGCGCATGA
- a CDS encoding ClpP family protease — protein sequence MTSSSYTIPYVIERRGNSERSLDVYSRLLSERIVYLGTEIDDGVANVLIAQFLHLASESSDTPISLYLNSPGGSPGAALAVYDTMQHIRPDVATTCVGQAGGPAAVLLAGGAKGQRAILPHGRVVLHQPSTQGRGTIPDLIIHADEVVRVRAELEAALAADTGHDVATLRHDTDRDLILPAAAAVEYGLADHVLTARVSVGSGVGAYAASR from the coding sequence ATGACCAGCTCCAGCTACACCATCCCGTACGTCATCGAGCGTCGCGGCAACAGCGAACGCTCGCTCGACGTGTACAGCCGCCTGCTCTCGGAGCGCATCGTCTACCTCGGCACCGAGATCGACGACGGCGTCGCGAACGTGCTCATCGCGCAGTTCCTGCACCTCGCGTCGGAGTCGAGCGACACTCCCATCAGCCTCTACCTCAACTCCCCCGGCGGCTCGCCTGGCGCGGCGCTCGCGGTCTACGACACGATGCAGCACATCCGCCCCGATGTCGCGACGACGTGCGTCGGCCAGGCCGGCGGGCCCGCCGCCGTGCTGCTCGCGGGCGGCGCGAAGGGACAGCGGGCGATCCTGCCGCACGGGCGGGTCGTGCTGCACCAGCCGTCGACGCAGGGCCGGGGCACCATCCCCGACCTCATCATCCACGCGGATGAGGTGGTGCGCGTGCGCGCCGAGCTCGAAGCGGCCCTCGCGGCCGATACCGGCCACGACGTGGCGACGCTGCGTCACGACACCGACCGCGACCTCATCCTGCCGGCCGCGGCGGCCGTCGAGTACGGCCTCGCCGACCACGTGCTGACGGCACGCGTGTCGGTCGGCTCGGGTGTCGGGGCCTACGCCGCGAGCAGGTAG